One Oncorhynchus kisutch isolate 150728-3 linkage group LG11, Okis_V2, whole genome shotgun sequence genomic region harbors:
- the alg14 gene encoding UDP-N-acetylglucosamine transferase subunit ALG14 produces MAVLLGLFTGLCFTVICVIVRLLIVIRSGSKCKPGEKGPVCVLIVAGSGGHTTEILRLMESLSQSYSPRHYIIADTDKMSEDKIRTFENSKKDTGSKGQFTIQRIPRSREVRQSWSSSVISTLNALLYAVPLVFRLRPDMVLCNGPGTCVPLCAAGLLLGLLGLKRVLLVYVESICRVESLSLSGKILYHISDYFFVQWSTLKDKYPKSIYLGRIV; encoded by the exons ATGGCAGTGTTGTTAGGACTATTCACAGGACTTTGTTTTACAGTGATTTGTGTTATAGTGCGGCTTCTGATTGTGATTCGTTCTGGATCAAAATGTAAACCTGGAGAGAAAGGTCCCGTCTGCGTGCTTATCGTTGCTGGATCAG GGGGACACACCACTGAGATCCTGCGACTGATGGAGAGTCTCTCTCAGTCCTACAGCCCAAGACACTATATAATCGCAGACACAGACAAGATGAGTGAAGACAAGATACGCACCTTTGAAAACTCAAAGAAAGACACTGGTTCAAAAGGCCAG TTTACCATCCAGAGGATCCCTCGAAGCCGTGAGGTGCGGCAATCCTGGAGTTCCTCTGTGATCTCCACCCTGAACGCCCTGCTCTACGCCGTTCCTCTGGTGTTCAGGCTCAGGCCAGACATG GTGCTGTGTAACGGCCCTGGGACCTGCGTCCCTCTGTGCGCGGCAGGACTTCTCCTGGGCCTCCTGGGATTGAAGAGAGTCCTGCTCGTCTACgttgagagcatctgcagagtGGAGAGCCTATCCCTGTCCGGAAAGATCCTCTATCACATCTCGGACTACTTCTTTGTGCAGTGGTCCACCTTGAAAGACAAATACCCCAAATCAATTTACCTCGGAAGGATAGTCTGA